A single Streptomyces sannanensis DNA region contains:
- the ftsH gene encoding ATP-dependent zinc metalloprotease FtsH: MTNPVPPRQTPDKPWRSEGAPPPAPPKKRMPSGWVGLVLAAVVVFLLANLVVAQVTKGNEKAISYTEFSKQVGAGNVAKIYSKGDAIQGEFKTSQSLSGGTEKYVKFTTQRPSFADDKLWSELTKKNVTVTAEPVVQEHSFLTNLMLSLAPMVLLVALWVFISRRVGSAMGGMLGRKAPPRPVELLEGRRTSFADVAGIDEVKGELDDVVDFLKHPDAYRRMGARMPGGVLLAGPPGTGKTLLARAVAGEAGVPFFSASASEFIEMIVGVGASRVRELFGEARKVAPAIIFIDEIDTIGRMRGGGAAMGGHDEREQTLNQILTEMDGFTGSEGVVVVAATNRADVLDPALTRPGRFDRIVNVSPPDRGGREAILRIHTREIPLANDVDLTHVARTTPGMTGADLANLANEAALLAVKRQRSYVTQSDLSDALEKVQLGAERPLVMPPEERRRTAYHESGHALLGMLQPGADPVRKVTIVPRGRALGVTLSTPEADKYAYTEEYLRGRIIGALGGMAAEQVVYGVVTTGSESDLEQVTSIARGMVGRWGMSERVGRLTAIPSDAQQAYGLSAAPVTLDRVDSEMRRIVDECYDKACSLLREHHDRLDALAEALLENETLEEQAAYRAAGIPRLAKDES, translated from the coding sequence GTGACCAACCCTGTCCCGCCGCGCCAGACCCCGGACAAGCCGTGGCGTTCCGAGGGCGCTCCTCCGCCGGCTCCGCCGAAGAAGCGGATGCCCAGTGGCTGGGTGGGGCTGGTCCTCGCCGCGGTGGTCGTCTTCCTGCTCGCCAACCTGGTGGTGGCGCAGGTCACCAAGGGCAACGAGAAGGCGATCTCGTACACGGAGTTCAGCAAGCAGGTCGGGGCGGGCAATGTCGCGAAGATCTACTCCAAGGGCGACGCGATCCAGGGCGAGTTCAAGACCTCCCAGTCGCTGTCCGGCGGCACGGAGAAGTACGTCAAGTTCACCACCCAGCGACCTTCCTTCGCGGACGACAAGCTCTGGTCCGAACTCACCAAGAAGAACGTCACGGTGACGGCCGAGCCGGTCGTCCAGGAGCACAGTTTCCTGACCAATCTGATGCTGTCGCTCGCGCCGATGGTGCTGCTGGTCGCGCTGTGGGTGTTCATCAGCCGGCGGGTGGGCAGTGCGATGGGCGGCATGCTCGGGCGCAAGGCGCCGCCCAGGCCCGTGGAGCTGCTCGAGGGCAGGCGCACCTCGTTCGCCGACGTGGCGGGGATCGACGAGGTCAAGGGGGAGCTCGACGATGTGGTCGACTTCCTCAAGCATCCCGACGCGTACCGCCGCATGGGCGCGAGGATGCCTGGCGGGGTGCTGCTCGCGGGTCCTCCGGGCACCGGCAAGACGCTGCTGGCGCGGGCGGTGGCGGGGGAGGCGGGGGTGCCGTTCTTCTCCGCGTCCGCGTCCGAGTTCATAGAGATGATCGTCGGGGTCGGGGCGAGCCGGGTGCGGGAGCTCTTCGGGGAGGCCCGCAAGGTCGCCCCGGCCATCATCTTCATCGACGAGATCGACACCATCGGGCGGATGCGCGGCGGCGGCGCCGCGATGGGCGGGCACGACGAGCGCGAGCAGACGCTGAATCAGATCCTCACGGAGATGGACGGTTTTACCGGTTCCGAGGGTGTGGTCGTCGTCGCCGCCACGAACCGCGCCGATGTCCTCGACCCCGCGCTGACCCGCCCGGGCCGCTTCGACCGGATCGTGAACGTCTCCCCGCCCGACCGCGGCGGGCGCGAGGCGATCCTCAGGATCCACACCCGTGAGATCCCACTGGCGAACGATGTCGACCTCACCCATGTCGCCCGTACGACTCCGGGCATGACCGGGGCGGATCTCGCCAACCTCGCCAATGAGGCCGCACTCCTCGCGGTCAAGCGCCAGCGGTCGTACGTCACCCAGTCCGATCTCTCCGACGCCCTGGAGAAGGTCCAGCTCGGTGCGGAGCGCCCGCTCGTGATGCCGCCCGAGGAGCGCCGCCGCACCGCTTACCACGAGAGCGGCCATGCGTTGCTCGGGATGCTCCAGCCGGGCGCGGACCCGGTGCGCAAGGTCACCATCGTGCCGCGGGGCCGGGCGCTGGGTGTCACGCTGTCCACGCCGGAGGCGGACAAGTACGCGTACACCGAGGAGTATCTGCGCGGCAGGATCATCGGCGCGCTGGGCGGCATGGCGGCCGAGCAGGTCGTCTACGGGGTCGTCACGACGGGCTCGGAGAGCGATCTGGAGCAGGTCACGAGTATCGCGCGGGGCATGGTCGGGCGTTGGGGGATGAGCGAGCGCGTCGGCCGCCTCACGGCCATACCCAGCGATGCCCAGCAGGCGTACGGCCTGTCGGCGGCGCCGGTCACGCTGGACCGGGTCGACAGCGAGATGCGGCGGATCGTGGACGAGTGCTACGACAAGGCGTGCAGCCTGCTGCGCGAGCACCACGACAGGCTGGACGCCCTGGCGGAGGCGCTGCTGGAGAACGAGACCCTCGAGGAGCAGGCCGCGTACCGTGCGGCCGGTATCCCACGCCTGGCCAAGGATGAATCCTGA
- a CDS encoding SAM-dependent methyltransferase → MTPTLVRHHPNPDARARARDWAEIQERMLVPLYEAVYERLEVGPATRLLALGCGSGLALLMAAGRGVHLTGTDTHAERLALARERLRQLPDAPGDRARLLESGPAETPGCYNLITAFDPIGCTAGDSEALVAALTAAVPLAERGSAVVLAGWGPAERCATSAVLRVAGRLSDTPPAFGRDTLEDVAARAGLKPDGSGRVACPFGYADLDSAVRGLLSTGLFDTAARATDPPQVEKELAEALHRHLRKDGTVWMPNVFRYMITRVP, encoded by the coding sequence ATGACACCGACGCTCGTCCGGCACCACCCGAACCCGGATGCCCGCGCTCGCGCCCGGGACTGGGCGGAGATCCAGGAACGGATGCTGGTACCGCTTTACGAAGCGGTGTACGAGCGCCTGGAGGTCGGCCCCGCCACCCGGCTGCTCGCCCTCGGCTGCGGCTCCGGGCTCGCCCTTCTCATGGCGGCCGGCAGGGGCGTACACCTCACCGGAACCGACACCCATGCCGAGCGGCTCGCCCTCGCCCGTGAGCGGCTGCGGCAGCTGCCCGACGCACCGGGCGACCGGGCCCGGCTGCTGGAGAGCGGTCCGGCGGAGACCCCCGGCTGCTACAACCTCATCACCGCATTTGACCCGATCGGGTGCACCGCCGGCGACTCGGAGGCCCTCGTAGCCGCCCTGACGGCCGCCGTGCCGCTCGCGGAGCGCGGCAGCGCCGTGGTGCTGGCCGGCTGGGGGCCGGCTGAGCGCTGCGCCACCTCAGCCGTGCTGCGAGTGGCCGGCCGGCTGAGCGACACCCCGCCCGCCTTCGGCCGGGACACCCTGGAGGACGTCGCCGCGCGCGCCGGACTGAAGCCCGACGGCTCCGGCCGGGTGGCCTGCCCCTTCGGCTACGCCGACCTCGACAGCGCGGTCCGCGGCCTGCTCTCCACGGGCCTCTTCGACACGGCGGCCCGGGCGACCGACCCGCCACAGGTCGAGAAGGAACTCGCCGAGGCCCTGCACCGCCATCTCCGCAAGGACGGCACGGTCTGGATGCCCAATGTGTTCCGCTACATGATCACGCGCGTGCCCTGA
- the proS gene encoding proline--tRNA ligase — translation MAKAPVLTPQAEDFPRWYQDLVNKAELADNGPVRGTMVIRPYGYSLWERMQQEMDARIKEAGAQNAYFPMFIPQAYLTKEAEHVEGFSPELAVVTHGGGKELEEPIVVRPTSETIINDYFSKWVQSYRDLPLLINQWANVVRWEMRPRVFLRTSEFLWQEGHTAHATYEDARDYAARIHRDVYADFMVNVLGIDVVLGRKTPKERFAGAINTLTLEAMMGDGKALQMGTSHELGTNFAKAFNTSYLSREGKQELVWQTSWGVSTRMVGGLIMSHGDDNGLRVPPRLAPVQVVVLAIKGDEAVLAKVREIGDRLKDAGIRVRIDDRTDTPFGRRAVDWELKGVPVRIEVGPRDLESHTVMLARRIPGGKEQVRIEALAELLPRVLEEDQALLLAQSRERREARTTEVTTLKEAAEAATAGGWARIPWANVGAEGEAELAEQAVTVRCLVTEDGAVPDADDAPGTVALVARAY, via the coding sequence ATGGCAAAGGCACCCGTTCTCACGCCCCAGGCGGAAGACTTCCCCCGCTGGTACCAGGACCTGGTCAACAAGGCCGAGCTGGCGGACAACGGCCCGGTGCGCGGCACCATGGTCATCCGACCGTACGGGTACAGCCTGTGGGAGCGGATGCAGCAGGAGATGGACGCCCGCATCAAGGAGGCCGGCGCCCAGAACGCGTACTTCCCGATGTTCATCCCGCAGGCCTACCTGACGAAGGAGGCGGAGCACGTCGAGGGCTTCTCCCCGGAGCTCGCGGTCGTGACGCACGGAGGCGGCAAGGAGCTGGAGGAGCCGATCGTCGTGCGCCCCACCTCCGAGACGATCATCAACGACTACTTCTCGAAGTGGGTGCAGAGCTACCGCGATCTGCCGCTGCTGATCAACCAGTGGGCGAACGTGGTCCGCTGGGAGATGCGTCCGCGCGTGTTCCTGCGCACCAGCGAGTTCCTCTGGCAGGAGGGCCACACCGCCCATGCCACCTATGAGGACGCCCGTGACTACGCGGCCCGTATCCACCGGGACGTCTACGCGGACTTCATGGTCAACGTGCTGGGCATCGACGTGGTCCTGGGCCGGAAGACTCCCAAGGAGCGCTTCGCGGGCGCCATCAACACCCTCACGCTCGAGGCCATGATGGGCGACGGCAAGGCGCTGCAGATGGGTACGAGCCATGAGCTCGGCACCAACTTCGCCAAGGCGTTCAACACCTCCTACCTGTCCAGGGAGGGCAAGCAGGAGCTGGTCTGGCAGACCTCGTGGGGTGTGTCGACCCGTATGGTCGGCGGTCTGATCATGTCGCACGGCGACGACAACGGTCTGCGTGTCCCGCCGCGTCTGGCGCCCGTCCAGGTCGTCGTGCTGGCCATCAAGGGCGACGAGGCGGTGCTCGCCAAGGTCCGCGAGATCGGTGACCGGCTGAAGGACGCGGGCATCCGGGTCCGGATCGACGACCGCACCGACACGCCGTTCGGCCGTCGCGCCGTCGACTGGGAGCTGAAGGGCGTACCGGTACGGATCGAGGTCGGCCCGCGCGACCTGGAGAGCCACACCGTGATGCTGGCCCGCCGCATTCCGGGCGGCAAGGAGCAGGTGCGCATCGAGGCGCTGGCCGAGCTGCTGCCGCGGGTACTGGAGGAGGACCAGGCGCTGCTGCTGGCACAGTCGCGTGAGCGGCGCGAGGCCCGTACCACCGAGGTGACCACGTTGAAGGAGGCCGCCGAGGCCGCCACCGCCGGCGGCTGGGCGCGCATCCCGTGGGCGAACGTCGGCGCCGAGGGCGAGGCCGAGCTGGCCGAGCAGGCGGTGACCGTACGCTGTCTGGTCACAGAGGACGGGGCGGTGCCGGACGCGGATGACGCCCCGGGTACTGTCGCTCTCGTGGCCCGCGCCTACTGA
- the rpsP gene encoding 30S ribosomal protein S16, translating to MAVKIKLKRLGKIRTPHYRIVVADSRTRRDGRAIEEIGLYHPTYNPSRMEVNAERVAYWLGVGAQPTEPVLAILKKTGDWQKFKGEPAPAPLLVAAPKPERPSFDAFATAEEPKGEAITQKAKKADKKADEAEAASTESTEA from the coding sequence GTGGCAGTCAAGATCAAGCTGAAGCGTCTGGGCAAGATCCGTACGCCTCACTACCGCATCGTCGTCGCCGACTCCCGTACCCGCCGTGACGGCCGGGCCATCGAGGAGATCGGTCTGTACCACCCGACGTACAACCCGTCGCGCATGGAAGTCAACGCTGAGCGCGTCGCGTACTGGCTGGGTGTCGGCGCGCAGCCGACCGAGCCGGTGCTCGCCATCCTGAAGAAGACCGGCGACTGGCAGAAGTTCAAGGGCGAGCCCGCCCCGGCGCCGCTGCTCGTCGCGGCCCCGAAGCCGGAGCGTCCGTCCTTCGACGCGTTCGCCACCGCTGAGGAGCCCAAGGGTGAGGCCATCACCCAGAAGGCGAAGAAGGCCGACAAGAAGGCGGACGAGGCCGAGGCCGCGTCCACCGAGTCGACCGAGGCCTGA
- a CDS encoding RNA-binding protein codes for MLEEALEHLVKGIVDNPDDVQVASRNLRRGQVLEVRVHPDDLGKVIGRNGRTARALRTVVGAIGGRGIRVDLVDVDQVR; via the coding sequence ATGCTCGAGGAGGCTCTCGAGCACCTCGTGAAGGGCATCGTCGACAACCCCGACGATGTGCAGGTCGCCTCGCGCAACCTGCGCCGCGGGCAGGTGCTCGAGGTCCGGGTGCACCCCGATGACCTCGGCAAGGTGATCGGCCGCAACGGCCGCACCGCGCGCGCCCTGCGTACCGTCGTGGGTGCCATCGGCGGCCGCGGTATCCGTGTCGACCTCGTCGACGTGGACCAGGTTCGCTGA
- the rimM gene encoding ribosome maturation factor RimM (Essential for efficient processing of 16S rRNA), which translates to MQLVVARIGRAHGIKGEVTVEVRTDEPELRLGPGAVLATDPASRGPLKIESGRVHSGRLLLRFEGVRDRNAAEELRNILLIAEVDPDELPEGEDEYYDHQLMDLDVVTADGTEVGRITEISHLPSQDLFIVERPDGSEVMIPFVEEIVTEIDLEEQRAVINPPPGLIDDRAVVASARESEAKAPDEGGDAGRGDA; encoded by the coding sequence GTGCAGCTCGTAGTCGCGCGAATCGGCCGCGCCCATGGCATCAAGGGCGAGGTCACCGTCGAGGTGCGTACGGACGAGCCGGAGCTGCGGCTCGGACCCGGCGCCGTGCTGGCCACCGACCCCGCGTCGCGGGGCCCGCTGAAGATCGAGTCGGGCCGGGTGCACAGCGGCCGGCTGCTGCTGCGCTTCGAGGGGGTCCGGGACCGTAACGCCGCCGAGGAGCTGCGCAACATCCTGCTGATCGCCGAGGTCGATCCGGACGAGCTGCCGGAGGGCGAGGACGAGTACTACGACCACCAGCTCATGGACCTCGACGTGGTGACGGCGGACGGGACCGAGGTCGGGCGCATCACCGAGATCTCCCACCTCCCCTCGCAGGACCTGTTCATCGTGGAGCGGCCCGACGGCAGCGAGGTGATGATCCCCTTCGTCGAGGAGATCGTCACCGAGATCGACCTGGAGGAGCAGCGGGCGGTGATCAACCCGCCGCCGGGTCTGATCGACGACCGCGCGGTCGTCGCCTCGGCGCGCGAGTCCGAGGCGAAGGCCCCGGACGAGGGCGGCGACGCGGGCAGGGGTGACGCCTGA
- the trmD gene encoding tRNA (guanosine(37)-N1)-methyltransferase TrmD, producing the protein MRLDVVTIFPEYLDPLNVSLVGKARARGVLDAHIHDLRKWTYDRHNTVDDTPYGGGPGMVMKTEPWGEALDDTLASGYEAGAHGPVLVVPTPSGRPFTQEVAVELSEKPWLIFTPARYEGIDRRVMDEYATRMPVYEVSIGDYVLAGGEAAVLVITEAVARLLPGVLGNAESHQDDSFAPGAMANLLEGPVYTKPPRWRGRDIPEVLLSGHHGKIARWRRDEAFRRTARNRPDLIERCDASAFDKKDREVLSILGWQLSSDGRFWHRPEAVEE; encoded by the coding sequence ATGCGTCTGGACGTCGTCACGATTTTCCCCGAGTACCTGGATCCGCTGAACGTCTCACTGGTCGGCAAGGCGCGCGCCCGCGGGGTGCTCGACGCGCACATACACGACCTGCGGAAGTGGACGTACGACCGGCACAACACCGTCGACGACACTCCGTACGGCGGCGGTCCCGGCATGGTCATGAAGACCGAGCCCTGGGGCGAGGCCCTGGACGACACCCTGGCGAGCGGTTACGAGGCGGGCGCGCACGGCCCGGTGCTGGTCGTGCCCACGCCCAGCGGCCGGCCCTTCACCCAGGAGGTCGCGGTCGAGCTCTCCGAGAAGCCGTGGCTGATCTTCACACCGGCCCGCTACGAGGGCATCGACCGCCGCGTCATGGACGAGTACGCCACCCGGATGCCGGTGTACGAGGTGTCCATCGGTGACTACGTGCTGGCCGGCGGTGAGGCGGCCGTCCTGGTCATCACGGAGGCCGTCGCCCGGCTGCTGCCCGGCGTGCTCGGCAACGCCGAATCGCACCAGGACGACTCCTTCGCCCCCGGCGCGATGGCCAATCTGCTGGAGGGCCCCGTCTACACCAAGCCCCCGCGGTGGCGCGGCCGCGACATCCCGGAGGTGCTGCTCAGCGGACACCACGGGAAGATCGCCCGCTGGCGCCGCGACGAGGCGTTCCGCCGTACGGCCCGGAACCGCCCCGATCTCATCGAGCGCTGCGACGCGTCCGCGTTCGACAAGAAGGACCGGGAGGTCCTGTCCATACTGGGCTGGCAGCTCTCGTCCGACGGCCGATTTTGGCACAGGCCCGAGGCCGTGGAAGAATAG
- the rplS gene encoding 50S ribosomal protein L19: MSHLLDSVNAASLRTDVPAFRPGDTVNVHVRVIEGNRSRIQQFKGVVIRRQGSGVSETFTVRKVSFSVGVERTFPVHSPIFEKIELVTRGDVRRAKLYYLRELRGKAAKIKEKRDS; the protein is encoded by the coding sequence ATGTCTCACCTGCTCGACTCCGTCAACGCCGCGTCGCTGCGCACCGACGTCCCGGCCTTCCGTCCCGGTGACACCGTGAACGTCCACGTTCGCGTCATCGAGGGCAACCGCTCCCGTATCCAGCAGTTCAAGGGCGTTGTCATCCGCCGCCAGGGCTCTGGTGTCAGCGAGACCTTCACGGTCCGCAAGGTCTCCTTCTCCGTCGGCGTCGAGCGCACCTTCCCGGTGCACAGCCCGATCTTCGAGAAGATCGAGCTGGTGACCCGTGGTGACGTCCGCCGCGCCAAGCTGTACTACCTCCGTGAGCTGCGCGGCAAGGCCGCGAAGATCAAGGAGAAGCGCGACAGCTGA
- the lepB gene encoding signal peptidase I: MDTEAQSPERDRSPGPPSGAGEGSRFLRFSRMKLKPLLAVTALLSLLLLVTTFVVQPFQIPSGSMEPTLQVGDRVLVNKLAYRFGSEPLRGDVVVFDGEDSFEHSGPASDYIKRVVGVGGDRVVCCDQRGRVRVNGQALDEEYIHPGDVPSQVPFDIVVPRGTLWVMGDHRSRSSDSRDHLGEPGGGMVPLDRVVGRADWIGWPSGRWGAIPSTSAFAAVRNPDGAHG; this comes from the coding sequence ATGGACACCGAAGCACAGTCTCCGGAGCGCGACCGCTCTCCCGGGCCCCCGAGCGGGGCGGGAGAGGGGTCGCGCTTCTTGCGTTTTTCGCGGATGAAGCTGAAGCCGCTGCTGGCCGTCACGGCGCTGCTGAGCCTGCTGTTGCTGGTTACCACCTTTGTGGTGCAGCCCTTCCAGATCCCCAGCGGTTCCATGGAGCCGACCCTCCAGGTCGGCGACCGGGTGCTCGTCAACAAGCTGGCGTACCGCTTCGGTTCCGAACCGCTGCGCGGGGACGTGGTGGTCTTCGACGGTGAGGACTCCTTCGAGCACAGTGGTCCCGCCAGCGACTACATCAAGCGTGTGGTCGGTGTCGGCGGCGATCGGGTGGTCTGCTGCGACCAGCGGGGGAGGGTCAGGGTGAACGGCCAGGCCCTCGACGAGGAATACATCCATCCGGGTGATGTTCCGTCGCAGGTGCCCTTCGACATCGTGGTACCGCGCGGCACTCTGTGGGTCATGGGAGATCACCGCAGCCGGTCCAGCGACTCGCGCGACCATCTCGGCGAGCCAGGCGGCGGCATGGTGCCGCTGGACCGGGTCGTCGGGCGGGCTGACTGGATCGGCTGGCCGTCCGGCCGCTGGGGCGCCATTCCTTCGACGTCCGCTTTCGCAGCCGTGCGGAACCCGGACGGGGCCCATGGGTAG
- the lepB gene encoding signal peptidase I has protein sequence MGSRGRPRSGHRADEQLPNGSRPSGGRRTAGRAERRKLARKVKRRRRRSAVKEIPLLIGVALLIALVLKTFLVQAFVIPSGSMEQTIRIGDRVLVDKLTPWFGSKPQRGDVIVFQDPGGWLKGEQTAKGTADPVVVKQVKEALTFIGLLPSADEQDLIKRVVAVGGDRVKCCDEDGRVTVNGVPLVEPYLHPDSRPSQVTFDVTVPAGRLFVMGDHRSNSADSRFHLDDPYQGTVSEDEVVGRAVVIAWPFGHWGWLEEPETYAGVPDAREGSPTALGDSHRVSTQDPKEAILLPSPAELSLVMGVVSLRLMRRGPWHGVRSERGGCGGRRTIRTRRTGRAAGSGGPAPERRRGRQPDL, from the coding sequence ATGGGTAGCCGGGGCAGACCGCGGTCCGGTCACCGGGCGGACGAGCAACTGCCGAACGGAAGCCGGCCGAGCGGCGGCCGTCGGACGGCCGGCCGGGCCGAACGGCGGAAGCTGGCGCGGAAGGTCAAGCGGCGCAGGCGCAGGTCGGCGGTGAAGGAGATACCCCTTCTCATCGGTGTGGCACTGCTGATCGCGCTGGTCCTGAAGACGTTTCTGGTACAGGCGTTCGTCATCCCGTCCGGATCGATGGAGCAGACGATCCGGATCGGCGACCGGGTTCTGGTGGACAAACTGACCCCGTGGTTCGGGTCGAAGCCGCAGCGTGGCGACGTGATCGTCTTCCAGGACCCCGGTGGCTGGCTGAAGGGCGAGCAGACCGCCAAGGGCACGGCCGACCCGGTGGTCGTCAAGCAGGTCAAGGAGGCGCTGACCTTCATCGGGCTGCTGCCTTCCGCCGATGAGCAGGACCTCATCAAGAGAGTCGTCGCGGTCGGCGGGGACAGGGTGAAGTGCTGCGACGAGGACGGCCGGGTCACCGTCAACGGCGTACCGCTCGTCGAGCCGTATCTTCACCCGGACAGCAGACCCTCGCAGGTGACGTTCGACGTCACGGTTCCGGCCGGGCGGCTCTTCGTGATGGGCGACCACCGCTCCAACTCGGCCGACTCACGCTTCCATCTGGACGACCCCTACCAGGGCACCGTCTCGGAGGACGAGGTCGTCGGGCGTGCCGTGGTGATCGCCTGGCCGTTCGGGCACTGGGGGTGGCTGGAAGAGCCGGAGACGTACGCCGGCGTCCCGGACGCGCGGGAAGGGTCGCCCACAGCGCTCGGTGATTCGCATAGGGTGTCCACCCAGGATCCCAAGGAAGCGATCCTGCTCCCGAGCCCTGCGGAACTCTCGCTCGTTATGGGAGTGGTGAGCCTGCGCCTGATGCGGCGCGGGCCGTGGCACGGAGTGAGGAGTGAACGTGGGGGATGTGGCGGTCGGCGCACGATCCGGACACGACGAACCGGAAGAGCGGCCGGAAGCGGCGGACCGGCCCCCGAGCGCCGGCGGGGACGGCAACCGGACCTCTGA
- the lepB gene encoding signal peptidase I, whose product MAVGARSGHDEPEERPEAADRPPSAGGDGNRTSDEGAASEGSGDGARRQQRSFWKELPLLIVIALVLALLIKTFLVQAFSIPSDSMQNTLQRGDRVLVDKLTPWFGSEPERGEVVVFHDPGGWLEGQPTPEPNPVQKFLSFIGLMPSSEEKDLIKRVIAVGGDTVECKKGGQVHVNGKALVEPYIFPGNTPCDDAPFGPIQVPEGRIWVMGDHRQNSLDSRYHQELPGHGTVPVDKVVGRAVVVAWPISRWSTLPVPGTFDQPGLNVAAAVAPGALGLAGAVPLVLWRRKRLTAGPTAR is encoded by the coding sequence GTGGCGGTCGGCGCACGATCCGGACACGACGAACCGGAAGAGCGGCCGGAAGCGGCGGACCGGCCCCCGAGCGCCGGCGGGGACGGCAACCGGACCTCTGACGAGGGTGCGGCGTCCGAAGGCAGCGGCGACGGTGCGCGGCGCCAGCAGCGTTCCTTCTGGAAGGAGCTGCCGCTGCTGATCGTCATCGCCCTGGTGCTGGCGCTGCTGATCAAGACGTTCCTGGTGCAGGCCTTCTCGATCCCGTCCGACTCGATGCAGAACACCTTGCAGCGCGGCGACCGGGTACTGGTGGACAAGCTGACGCCGTGGTTCGGGTCGGAGCCGGAACGCGGAGAGGTCGTGGTGTTCCACGACCCGGGCGGCTGGCTGGAGGGCCAGCCGACGCCCGAACCCAACCCGGTGCAGAAGTTCCTGAGCTTCATCGGCCTGATGCCGTCCTCCGAGGAGAAGGACCTCATCAAGCGGGTCATCGCGGTCGGCGGCGACACGGTGGAGTGCAAGAAGGGCGGCCAGGTCCACGTCAACGGCAAGGCCCTCGTCGAGCCGTACATCTTCCCTGGCAACACACCCTGCGACGATGCTCCTTTCGGTCCGATTCAGGTCCCCGAGGGCCGGATCTGGGTGATGGGCGACCACCGTCAGAACTCGCTGGACTCCCGCTACCACCAGGAGCTCCCCGGTCATGGGACGGTGCCTGTCGACAAGGTCGTCGGCCGGGCCGTCGTGGTCGCCTGGCCGATCAGCCGCTGGTCGACGCTTCCGGTGCCCGGCACCTTCGACCAGCCGGGGCTGAACGTGGCCGCCGCCGTGGCGCCCGGCGCGCTGGGACTCGCGGGCGCGGTACCGCTGGTGCTGTGGCGCAGGAAGAGGCTGACCGCCGGGCCTACCGCCCGGTAA
- the lepB gene encoding signal peptidase I: MAGTGAVHRTNAVDGPGRLGSLLSGLAVAVGCVVFLGGFVWGAVVYQPYTVPTDSMTPTVKAGDRVLAQRIDGEQVRRGDVVVFTDAVWGDAPMVKRIVGIGGDRVECCDARGRLSVNGKALEEPYLQGDGPASYTQFSTEVPQGKLFLLGDYRSTSVDSRGHLMDSTQGAVPVSAVRGRVDAVAWPMGGMVERPSDFAALPGGVSRPGPIALVLGSVVAGAVLILGGAAYGSVARLFVRRRVASGAR; this comes from the coding sequence ATGGCCGGAACAGGCGCGGTTCACAGAACGAATGCGGTCGACGGCCCCGGCCGGCTCGGCAGTCTGCTGTCGGGCCTGGCCGTGGCCGTCGGTTGTGTGGTCTTCCTCGGCGGGTTCGTCTGGGGAGCGGTCGTGTACCAGCCCTACACCGTGCCGACCGACTCGATGACGCCCACGGTCAAGGCGGGCGACCGGGTGCTCGCCCAGCGCATCGACGGCGAGCAGGTGCGCCGCGGCGATGTGGTGGTCTTCACCGACGCGGTGTGGGGAGACGCACCGATGGTGAAGCGGATCGTCGGGATCGGCGGCGACAGGGTCGAGTGCTGCGATGCGCGGGGGCGGCTCTCGGTGAACGGCAAGGCCCTGGAAGAACCGTATCTGCAGGGCGACGGCCCGGCCTCGTACACCCAGTTCAGTACCGAGGTGCCGCAGGGGAAGCTGTTCCTGCTCGGCGACTATCGGAGCACCTCGGTGGATTCCCGCGGGCACCTCATGGACTCCACACAGGGCGCCGTGCCCGTTTCCGCGGTGCGGGGCCGGGTGGACGCGGTCGCCTGGCCGATGGGCGGCATGGTGGAGCGCCCCAGCGATTTCGCCGCGCTGCCCGGAGGCGTGTCCCGGCCGGGGCCGATCGCACTGGTGCTGGGCTCGGTGGTGGCGGGTGCCGTACTCATCCTGGGGGGTGCGGCGTACGGTTCTGTCGCCAGGCTGTTCGTACGGAGAAGGGTGGCGTCCGGTGCCCGATGA
- a CDS encoding NUDIX hydrolase codes for MPDELRRVARVVLLDPEDRILLLHGYEPADPSDTWWFTPGGGMEGDETREEAALRELAEETGITEVELGPVLWRRTCSFPFDGRRWDQDEWYFLARTKQTTTAPAGLTELERRSVAGLRWWTSAELSASRETVYPTRLAELLRTLLDEGPPSAPVVLAPEIV; via the coding sequence GTGCCCGATGAGCTGCGCAGGGTGGCCAGGGTCGTACTCCTCGACCCCGAGGACCGCATCCTGCTGCTGCACGGATACGAACCGGCCGACCCCTCCGACACATGGTGGTTCACCCCCGGCGGCGGTATGGAGGGCGACGAGACCCGGGAGGAGGCGGCGCTGCGGGAGCTGGCGGAGGAGACCGGGATAACGGAGGTCGAGCTCGGTCCGGTGCTGTGGCGGCGTACCTGTTCCTTCCCGTTCGACGGGCGGCGCTGGGACCAGGACGAGTGGTACTTCCTGGCGCGTACGAAGCAGACCACGACGGCTCCGGCCGGGCTGACGGAGCTGGAGCGGCGCAGTGTCGCGGGGCTGAGATGGTGGACCTCCGCCGAACTGTCCGCCTCGCGTGAGACGGTGTATCCGACCAGGCTCGCCGAGCTGCTGCGCACGCTGCTCGACGAGGGCCCGCCGAGTGCGCCTGTGGTCCTGGCGCCGGAAATCGTCTAG